The Gemmatimonadota bacterium DNA window TTCCAGCTTCTCCAGGTTACCGGGCTCCTTGGCGAAGCCGGCGAGTTGGCCGAGGGTGGGGAGGTACTGGTTGGAGACCTCGAGGGGGGGCGCCACGATCAGGAAGACGTGGCGGACCGGCTTGCCGTCGATCGCGTCCCAGGGGAGCGGCTCGGCAAGCCGGGCGTAGGCCATCCGGAGGCGCGGGACGACGAGGGAGCGGCAGTGAGGAATCGCGATCCCTCGGCCCATGCCCGTTGACCCGAGCTGCTCCCGCCGATTGAGGACCCGGAGCAGGGTTTCCTCGGCCCGGGCGTCGAGCCGGAGGAGGCGGACCGAGGCGGCCAGCGCGGCCTGGCGGTCGGCCGCATGGAGGGCCAGATCAATCGATTCAGGCGCGAAGAAGTCGTGGAGGGACATGGCGGAAGGCTAATCCCACCGGGGTCCCCCTTCAACGCCGGGGCCGCCGAGGGTTCCCCTCGGTCCGACCTCCTCCCTAGATTAGGGGGATGCAGTTCCCGTATCCGACTGGTACCGACCACGTTCCGCTCTTCCTGGCCCCCATGGCCGGGGTCTCGGAGCCCCCCTTCCGCCGGATCTCCCGTCGGCTGGGGGCGGACGTCGTGCTGTCCGAGTTCCTCAACGCCGAGGCAATCCGCCGGCGGATAACCTCCACCCTCGAGGGGGCGGAGTTCGACGAGGTCGAGCGGCCGATCGGGATCCAGATCTACGGCGCCCACGCCGACGCCATGGCCCACGCCACGGCCCTGGTGACCGAGCACTACGGACCTGACTTCATCGACATCAACTTCGGCTGCCCGGTCAAGAAGGTCGTCCAGCGGAACGGCGGCTCCGGCTGCCTCCGCGACATGAACACGGTCGACGACATCATCCGCGCCTGCGTCGCCGCGACCCACCTCCCGGTGACGGTCAAGACGCGGAGCGGCTGGTCCGAGGAATCGCGTGACCCGGTCGGCATCGCGCTCCGGATGCAGGACGCCGGCGCCACCGCGTTCACGCTCCATGCCCGCACCCGGACGCAGATGTTCACCGGCAAGGCGAACTGGGACGACATCGCCTGCGTCGTCGAGGCGCTGGATGTGCCGGTGATCGGCAACGGCGACGTGGTGACGGCCGAGGACGCGCTCCGGATGCACGAGCACACCGGCTGCGCCGGGATCATGATCGGCCGGGGCGCCTTTGGAAATCCTTGGCTCTTCCGTGATGCGCGTGCGCTGCTCAACGGTGAACCGAAGCCGGCCGCGCCCGAGCCGGCGGAGCGCTTCGCGGTGGCACTCGAACACGCGCGTCTGGCGCTGCGCCTGCAAGGCAACACGCGCCACACCATGATCGAGTTCCGCAAGCACTTCGGCTGGTATACCAAGGGACTGCACGCGGCGACGGCCCTGCGCGGGAAGCTCTTCCAGGTCGAGTCGTTGGTGGAGGCCGAGCAGATCTTCGCGGACTACCTCGCCCGCGAATCCTTCGCGACGGCGGCGTGACCCTTCATCGCGTCGTCCAGAGCGAGGCGTTCACCTGGCTCGACGTCGTCTCTCCCTCCCGGCTCGACCTCCAGGACCTCGCCCGCACGTACGACCTCCACCCGACCGTGGTGGAGGACTGCCTCGATCCGGAGCACCTCCCCAAGCACGAGAAGATCGGCGACGCCACCTTCCTGATCCTCCGGGCCCACGACGACTCCGCCAAGGACGATGCCTCGTCCATCCAGGAACTGACCCGCAAGGTCGCCATCTTTTTCCGGCCGAACTTTGCGCTCACGGTCCATCGGGTGGACCTGCACGAAGTGGCCAAGCTGCGCGAGCGGTTTGGCAGCGGCGGCGAAATCACCGGCGAGGCGTGCACGCTCCCGCTGCTGCTCTTCGGGCTCGGCAACAACATCCTGAGTTCCTACGAGAAGCCGCTGGAACTGGCCGAGCAGCTGCTCGACCAGATCGAGGCGGGGCTCTTTGACGGCGGCCCGCCGCCCTCGCTGGAGCAGGCGCACAACCTCAAGCGCCGCGTCTCGCTGATCCGCCGCATCCTCTGGCAGAGCAGTCAGGTGATCAACAAGCTGGTGCCGCAGGCCGAGCGCGCCGAGCCGCTCTATCAGGACGTGCGCGAATCGGTCGAAGCACTGCTGTTCTGGGCCGATCAGCTGCTTGATGAAGCGAACAACCTCCAGCAGGTGCACCTGGCAGTTGCCTCGCATCGCAACAACGAAGTGATGCGCGTCCTCACCGTCTTCTCGGCGTTCTTCCTTCCGTTGACCTTCATCGTCGGCATCTACGGGATGAACTTCGCCCACATGCCGGAGCTGGCGCAGCCGTGGGGCTACCCGGCGGTGCTGGTGATCATGGTCGGCGTCTCGGCAGCGATCTTTGTGTGGTTTCGGCGGAAGGGGTGGCTCGGCGGATGAACGATGATGGATGATCGATGTTCGATAGGCATGCCGCCATCATCCATCATCCATCATCCATCATCCCAAATCGATCATCGACCATCGATCATCGGTTCAGCAGGACTTCCTCCCACAACTTCTGCATCCGACGCTGCGAGTCGCGCTTCGACCACGAGTTCTGCCAGCCGTGGGCCTCGATCGGGTAGGTGACGAAGTCGAAGTCCTTCCCCAGTTCCATGAGCCGCTGCGTCAGCCGGGCGGCATCCTGATACGTCACGTTGTTGTCGACCAGGCCGTGCTGGATGATCAGGCGATCCTTGAGGCCTGCGGCAAAGTAGATCGGTGACGAGGCCCGGTACGCGGCCGAGTCGGTGGCCGGTGCGCCGTTCAGGATGCGAGCGGTGTACCAGTGGTTGTAGTGCGCCCAGTCGGTCACCGAGCACTGCGCCACGCCACCCTTGAACACCCCGGGGTGCTTGAAGAGCGCCATCAGCGTGAAGAAGCCGCCGTACGAGCAGCCGTAGAGGCCGACGCGGTCGGGGTTGACGTTGTACTGCGCGTTGAGGAACGGTACCGCCGCGACGGCCGATGCGACATCGCGATCCCCCATGCTGCGATACACCGCCGTACGCGTGTCGCGACCATAGCCTGCGCTCGCGCGGTAGTCGAGCACCATGTAGGTGACGCCGAGGTCGGTGAGGTGCTTGGCATAGAGCGAGCCGCCGTGCGCACCCGAGCCCGAGAACGCCTTGTGGACGCCCTGGGCGTAGCCCGCGCCATGGATCTCCATCACCGCCGGACGATTGGCGTGCTGCGTGGCAGGCCGATAGACGCGCGCCCACACCGGCTTCCCCTGATCGTCATCGAAGGTGACGAAGTCACTGGTCGGCCAGGCGAGCTTCCAGAACATGTCGGTGCCACTCTTCGTCACGCGGATCGGCGCCG harbors:
- a CDS encoding PTS sugar transporter subunit IIA — translated: MSLHDFFAPESIDLALHAADRQAALAASVRLLRLDARAEETLLRVLNRREQLGSTGMGRGIAIPHCRSLVVPRLRMAYARLAEPLPWDAIDGKPVRHVFLIVAPPLEVSNQYLPTLGQLAGFAKEPGNLEKLELVQTAGEFLELFGPKKS
- the dusB gene encoding tRNA dihydrouridine synthase DusB; the protein is MQFPYPTGTDHVPLFLAPMAGVSEPPFRRISRRLGADVVLSEFLNAEAIRRRITSTLEGAEFDEVERPIGIQIYGAHADAMAHATALVTEHYGPDFIDINFGCPVKKVVQRNGGSGCLRDMNTVDDIIRACVAATHLPVTVKTRSGWSEESRDPVGIALRMQDAGATAFTLHARTRTQMFTGKANWDDIACVVEALDVPVIGNGDVVTAEDALRMHEHTGCAGIMIGRGAFGNPWLFRDARALLNGEPKPAAPEPAERFAVALEHARLALRLQGNTRHTMIEFRKHFGWYTKGLHAATALRGKLFQVESLVEAEQIFADYLARESFATAA